A single Paenibacillus kribbensis DNA region contains:
- a CDS encoding heavy metal translocating P-type ATPase, producing MENRMTDGDKQTTLHVTGMSCAACACRIEKGLNRIDGVTQANVNLALEQASISYDPKQVDIPDFRNKIASLGFGTVSEEANLNVTGMTCAACATRIEKGLNRMPGVTGATVNLAMETAHVEYTAGSITVGDLVSRIEQLGYGAIPQSADDHIADVRNKDIQRKKWKWIVSAILSFPLLWAMVAHFSFTSWIYVPGLFLNPWFQLVLTTPIQFIIGWQFYVGAYKALRNGSSNMDVLVALGTSAAYFYSLYLTLRPSAVMEDMGGMTGTGVMTMPELYYETSAVLITLILVGKWFEAVAKGRSSEAIKSLMSLQATTARVVRDGQELDVPIEQVRVKDIFIVRPGEKIPVDGMVVDGRSAVDESMLSGESLPVEKEAGSPVTGATLNKNGVLRIQAERVGSDTALARIIKVVEDAQNSKAPIQRIADQISGIFVPIVVAVAVMTFLVWFFLVTPSDFAGSLEKMIAVLVIACPCALGLATPTSIMAGSGRAAEYGILFKGGEHLEMTRSINAVVLDKTGTVTNGKPVLTDVVVKEGSLAETDLLRWLGAAEKSSEHPLAEAIVKGIVERGIELVEPTDFENIPGYGVKAHVEGKQVLAGTRRLMSREGIAIADSAELHMNELENAGKTAMLVAVDGAYVGLVAVADTIKETSREAVARLRAMNIEVIMITGDNERTARAVAAEAGIERVLAEVLPEGKAEEVKRLQEQGLIVAMVGDGINDAPALATADIGMAMGTGTDVAMEAADITLMRGNLNSIPDAIEMSRRTMTNIRQNLFWALGYNVIGIPIAALGFLAPWLAGAAMAFSSVSVVLNALRLQRVKL from the coding sequence ATGGAGAACCGTATGACCGACGGCGATAAGCAGACGACGCTTCATGTTACAGGGATGTCCTGTGCCGCCTGCGCTTGCCGTATTGAAAAAGGCCTGAATCGAATAGATGGCGTGACCCAGGCCAATGTGAATTTGGCGCTGGAGCAGGCGTCGATATCGTATGATCCGAAGCAGGTGGATATCCCTGATTTTCGCAATAAAATTGCTTCTCTTGGGTTTGGAACTGTAAGCGAAGAAGCCAATCTGAATGTGACAGGTATGACATGTGCGGCTTGCGCAACCCGGATTGAGAAGGGTTTGAATCGAATGCCGGGTGTGACAGGCGCTACGGTGAATTTGGCGATGGAAACGGCTCATGTCGAATATACGGCGGGGAGTATTACAGTCGGGGATCTGGTAAGCAGGATTGAGCAGTTGGGCTACGGAGCAATCCCGCAGAGCGCTGATGATCATATAGCGGATGTGCGCAACAAGGATATCCAGCGTAAGAAATGGAAGTGGATCGTGTCTGCAATACTGTCGTTTCCATTATTGTGGGCGATGGTGGCTCATTTTTCCTTTACCTCATGGATTTATGTGCCGGGGCTGTTTTTAAACCCGTGGTTCCAGCTTGTGCTGACAACGCCAATCCAGTTCATTATTGGATGGCAATTCTATGTGGGTGCGTATAAAGCGCTTCGCAATGGAAGCTCGAATATGGATGTGTTGGTTGCACTGGGTACGTCTGCGGCTTATTTTTACAGCTTGTACCTTACCTTGCGTCCATCTGCTGTCATGGAGGACATGGGAGGAATGACAGGAACAGGGGTCATGACTATGCCCGAGCTGTACTACGAGACCAGCGCAGTGCTGATTACGCTTATTTTGGTCGGTAAATGGTTCGAGGCGGTAGCCAAAGGGCGTTCGTCTGAGGCGATCAAGAGTCTGATGAGTCTCCAGGCAACGACGGCACGTGTGGTGCGTGATGGACAAGAGCTCGATGTACCGATTGAGCAGGTACGTGTGAAGGATATCTTTATTGTACGCCCCGGTGAGAAAATTCCCGTCGATGGGATGGTCGTGGATGGGCGCTCGGCAGTGGATGAATCGATGCTAAGCGGTGAGAGCCTGCCAGTTGAAAAAGAGGCGGGTTCCCCGGTCACAGGAGCTACGCTCAATAAAAACGGGGTGCTTCGTATCCAGGCCGAGCGGGTGGGTAGCGATACGGCGTTGGCCCGTATTATTAAGGTCGTGGAAGATGCGCAAAACTCCAAGGCCCCGATTCAGCGGATCGCGGATCAGATTTCGGGTATCTTTGTACCCATCGTAGTTGCTGTTGCCGTGATGACGTTTCTCGTCTGGTTTTTCCTTGTGACACCGTCTGATTTTGCAGGTTCATTGGAAAAAATGATTGCAGTGCTCGTCATTGCTTGTCCTTGTGCGCTTGGATTGGCTACGCCAACGTCCATTATGGCAGGGTCGGGGCGTGCCGCAGAATATGGCATTCTGTTCAAGGGCGGCGAGCATCTGGAAATGACCCGTTCCATCAACGCGGTGGTACTGGATAAGACAGGTACGGTTACGAACGGCAAGCCAGTACTGACGGATGTTGTTGTCAAAGAGGGCAGCTTGGCTGAAACGGATCTGCTGCGATGGCTTGGTGCGGCGGAAAAAAGCTCGGAGCATCCACTGGCGGAAGCCATTGTAAAGGGGATTGTGGAACGCGGCATTGAGCTGGTGGAACCGACAGATTTTGAAAATATTCCGGGTTATGGCGTAAAGGCTCATGTGGAAGGCAAGCAGGTACTTGCAGGTACACGCCGATTGATGAGCAGGGAAGGCATCGCGATTGCTGACTCTGCCGAGCTGCATATGAATGAACTGGAGAACGCTGGGAAAACAGCGATGCTGGTCGCTGTGGATGGCGCCTATGTCGGATTGGTAGCCGTGGCGGATACGATCAAAGAAACATCACGGGAGGCCGTTGCCCGTCTGCGGGCGATGAACATTGAAGTCATCATGATTACGGGCGATAATGAACGGACCGCGCGGGCAGTAGCCGCCGAGGCCGGAATTGAGCGGGTACTGGCGGAGGTGCTGCCTGAAGGCAAGGCTGAAGAGGTGAAACGGCTTCAGGAACAAGGCTTGATCGTAGCCATGGTGGGTGATGGTATTAACGATGCGCCTGCACTGGCTACGGCTGATATTGGGATGGCGATGGGCACGGGTACGGATGTGGCGATGGAGGCCGCCGATATTACGCTGATGCGCGGCAACCTGAACAGCATTCCCGATGCGATCGAAATGAGCCGCCGGACGATGACTAACATACGCCAGAATCTGTTTTGGGCGCTCGGTTACAACGTAATCGGTATCCCGATTGCCGCCTTGGGCTTCCTCGCTCCGTGGCTGGCGGGAGCAGCCATGGCATTCAGTTCTGTTTCGGTCGTGCTGAATGCGCTGCGCCTCCAGCGGGTAAAGCTGTAA
- a CDS encoding copper ion binding protein — MAQVTLNVEGMSCNHCVKAVEGALEKVGASGKVNLEAKQVAVEYDESKLNVEALKTAIEDQGYDVV, encoded by the coding sequence ATGGCACAAGTTACATTGAACGTAGAAGGCATGAGCTGCAATCACTGCGTGAAAGCAGTAGAAGGAGCTTTGGAGAAGGTCGGCGCTTCCGGCAAGGTCAATCTTGAAGCGAAGCAAGTGGCTGTAGAGTATGACGAGTCCAAGCTGAACGTGGAAGCCTTGAAAACTGCCATCGAAGACCAAGGCTATGATGTTGTCTAA
- a CDS encoding DUF5317 domain-containing protein → MVYDGVLLGLIVGLLRGGWRQGLIRFSQIRLIAGWMFPLLLLVQFIIFYAQEKWAWLASINGYLFMGIYVIGLIFLWLNRHHKGFGLIFIGVLLNFIVMAVNGGRMPVSLSASEVLGPYYTDMLKSGSVISKHYMMDAGTHLSLLGDIIPLSKPYPRTQVISIGDVVMNFGMFLFIQSVMIVNKKKDNQQETNPRHA, encoded by the coding sequence ATGGTCTATGATGGAGTGCTGCTGGGTCTCATTGTAGGTCTGCTCCGAGGAGGCTGGCGGCAAGGTCTGATCCGTTTCAGTCAAATTCGCCTTATAGCCGGCTGGATGTTTCCTTTGCTGCTGCTGGTGCAGTTTATTATTTTTTATGCCCAGGAAAAGTGGGCTTGGCTGGCGTCCATTAACGGATATTTATTTATGGGCATTTATGTGATTGGATTGATATTTCTCTGGTTGAACAGACATCATAAGGGATTCGGGCTTATTTTCATCGGCGTACTGTTGAATTTTATCGTCATGGCGGTGAATGGCGGCAGGATGCCGGTCTCGTTGAGCGCTTCGGAGGTGCTGGGTCCCTATTATACAGATATGCTTAAATCCGGAAGCGTCATCTCGAAGCATTATATGATGGATGCAGGCACGCATTTATCATTGCTCGGTGATATCATCCCCCTCTCCAAACCCTATCCCCGCACGCAGGTGATCAGTATTGGAGATGTCGTCATGAACTTCGGGATGTTCCTGTTTATCCAAAGCGTTATGATCGTGAACAAGAAGAAGGATAATCAGCAAGAAACTAATCCCCGCCACGCCTAA
- a CDS encoding TatD family hydrolase, with the protein MSDILTTAAPAPLIDAHIHVDSYPPEQQEPLLASLADSSVEAVIAVSMHLTSSQTNLRLAERWPGLVRPALGFHPEQPLPSQAELDLLFDWMDKHIEQMVAVGEVGLPYYNRLEAARSGSFFDLTPYIALLERFIRFARKHNKPIVLHAVYEDADIACDLLERHGVTQAHFHWFKGSAATTERMARNGYYVSFTPDLLYEEEIRNLARQYPSNQIMAETDGPWPFEGAFTGQQTHPRMTADVIRAYSKLTDQDETAIRLAFYENTIRFYSLSK; encoded by the coding sequence ATGAGTGACATTTTGACCACGGCAGCACCCGCACCATTAATCGACGCGCACATTCATGTTGACAGCTACCCGCCTGAGCAGCAGGAGCCGTTGCTGGCTTCTCTTGCCGATAGCAGTGTCGAAGCCGTCATAGCCGTATCCATGCATCTCACCTCAAGCCAAACCAATCTGCGGTTAGCTGAGCGTTGGCCCGGGCTGGTACGCCCAGCCCTCGGGTTTCATCCCGAGCAGCCTCTTCCATCACAAGCCGAGCTTGATCTGTTGTTTGACTGGATGGACAAGCATATAGAGCAGATGGTCGCCGTTGGCGAAGTCGGCTTGCCCTACTACAATCGGCTGGAGGCCGCGCGAAGCGGATCTTTCTTTGACCTCACTCCATACATAGCGCTGCTGGAGCGTTTTATCCGGTTTGCACGGAAGCATAACAAGCCTATTGTGCTGCACGCCGTTTATGAAGACGCCGATATCGCATGCGATCTTCTGGAACGGCACGGAGTCACACAGGCGCATTTTCACTGGTTCAAGGGTTCTGCCGCCACGACCGAACGTATGGCCCGGAACGGCTACTATGTCTCCTTCACACCCGATCTTCTCTATGAAGAAGAAATTCGCAACTTGGCGAGACAGTACCCGTCCAATCAAATCATGGCAGAGACAGACGGACCTTGGCCGTTCGAGGGAGCTTTTACCGGACAACAGACGCATCCACGGATGACTGCCGACGTCATTCGCGCGTACAGCAAGCTGACCGATCAAGACGAGACTGCCATCCGCCTGGCATTTTATGAAAATACGATACGCTTCTACTCACTATCCAAGTGA
- a CDS encoding metal-sensitive transcriptional regulator encodes MAEEQPVSHHEVHENHCGTDGEKTVRKSHHSAEFKSSLTSRLNRIEGQVRGIKGLIEKDTYCDDVLNQIAAVQSALNGVGKLLLEGHMKSCVIERMQAGEPEVIDELLVTVKKLIR; translated from the coding sequence ATGGCTGAGGAACAACCTGTTTCCCACCATGAAGTTCACGAGAATCATTGCGGAACAGACGGGGAAAAGACAGTTAGAAAAAGTCATCACTCGGCAGAGTTCAAGAGCAGTCTTACATCCCGGTTGAACCGCATTGAAGGTCAGGTGCGCGGAATTAAAGGCTTGATCGAGAAGGATACCTACTGTGATGATGTGCTGAACCAGATTGCGGCAGTCCAGTCTGCTCTGAATGGTGTCGGCAAGCTGCTGCTGGAAGGGCATATGAAAAGCTGTGTCATTGAGCGCATGCAGGCAGGAGAGCCGGAAGTGATTGACGAGCTGCTGGTTACGGTCAAGAAGCTAATCCGTTAA
- a CDS encoding thiamine-binding protein codes for MANTLLSIQVIPKTPNNEDSYPYVDKAIEVIQRSGVKHQVNPLETTMEGELDELLNVVKEMHVALTEAGSPSIISQIKIAHNPQGISMNKLTEKYRP; via the coding sequence ATGGCTAACACTTTGCTCAGTATTCAAGTGATTCCTAAAACTCCCAATAACGAGGACTCTTATCCTTATGTAGATAAGGCGATTGAGGTCATTCAACGTTCCGGTGTCAAGCATCAGGTGAATCCATTGGAGACGACCATGGAGGGTGAGCTGGACGAGTTGCTGAACGTAGTTAAAGAAATGCACGTGGCATTGACGGAGGCCGGCAGCCCCAGCATCATTTCACAGATCAAAATCGCACATAACCCACAGGGCATCAGCATGAACAAGCTGACCGAAAAATATCGCCCATGA
- a CDS encoding multidrug effflux MFS transporter, whose translation MNRFSNTVMVAADMTKSRILWIAFVLGALSAFGPLSIDMYLPSLPTLADNLHTTTSLAQLSLTACLLGLAVGQIVAGPLSDVRGRRGPLVISLILYAAASLLCVFAPNIGMLIVLRFVQGLTGSAGIVISRAVARDLYSGKELTRFFSLLMLVNGVAPIAAPVLGGVILNFVSWRGVFMVLCLVGVAMLIAVVLGLPETLPVNRRSSGGLKQTLGTLGHLFADRRFMGYAFSQALITGAMFAYIAGSPFVLQDIFGVSPQTYSIIFAVNGLGIVLFSQLTGRLVGRFNERQLLLSGLVIAAVAGISLLTVAFTGGQLFAVLVPLFFVVSCVGIVSTTTTSLAMQSQQRSAGSASAMLGLLPLLLGSIASPLVGLGSGTTPVPMAVVIAIAEIGALLSFLVLAKEARAKA comes from the coding sequence ATGAACCGGTTTTCCAATACGGTAATGGTTGCCGCAGATATGACCAAATCTCGAATTTTATGGATTGCCTTTGTCCTGGGTGCATTGAGTGCTTTTGGACCCTTGTCCATAGATATGTACTTGCCATCATTACCTACATTAGCCGACAATCTGCATACGACCACTTCGCTGGCACAGCTTAGTTTGACCGCCTGTCTGCTGGGGTTGGCAGTGGGTCAGATCGTTGCTGGTCCGCTTAGTGACGTCAGAGGTCGAAGAGGGCCACTGGTCATCTCGCTTATTCTGTACGCTGCCGCTTCGCTGCTATGCGTATTTGCGCCGAATATTGGTATGCTCATTGTACTTCGTTTTGTTCAAGGACTCACCGGGTCAGCAGGAATCGTAATCTCCAGAGCGGTGGCGCGTGATCTATACTCAGGCAAAGAATTGACGCGCTTTTTCTCATTGCTCATGCTGGTAAATGGCGTGGCTCCCATTGCCGCACCTGTGCTGGGCGGAGTGATTCTGAACTTTGTTTCCTGGCGCGGTGTGTTCATGGTGCTGTGCCTGGTTGGTGTGGCTATGCTGATTGCCGTCGTGCTGGGCTTGCCGGAAACGCTGCCTGTTAATCGCCGCTCATCCGGTGGCTTGAAGCAGACGCTGGGTACGCTTGGTCATTTGTTTGCGGATCGACGCTTTATGGGCTATGCCTTCTCGCAGGCACTCATTACAGGGGCAATGTTCGCGTACATCGCTGGCTCGCCGTTCGTGCTTCAGGATATTTTCGGGGTTTCTCCTCAGACGTATAGCATCATTTTCGCGGTGAATGGCTTGGGAATTGTGCTGTTTTCCCAGCTGACCGGCAGACTCGTGGGCCGCTTCAACGAGCGGCAATTGCTCTTGTCGGGCTTAGTGATTGCGGCTGTAGCCGGGATCAGCTTGCTTACCGTGGCTTTTACCGGAGGTCAATTGTTTGCTGTATTAGTTCCCCTGTTTTTTGTCGTTTCCTGTGTGGGGATTGTGAGCACGACGACGACTTCACTGGCCATGCAGAGCCAGCAGCGCTCTGCTGGCAGCGCGTCTGCCATGCTTGGCTTGCTGCCTCTGTTGCTTGGCTCCATCGCTTCACCGTTAGTAGGCTTGGGTAGCGGCACAACACCTGTACCGATGGCGGTTGTTATCGCTATTGCAGAGATCGGTGCGCTGTTAAGCTTTCTGGTGCTTGCCAAGGAAGCGCGCGCGAAGGCTTGA
- a CDS encoding ABC transporter ATP-binding protein codes for MSLHPPDLSPQNMADGQRAREEQELSMAPPALEVDGISLAFRERRSSLPVLQDVALTVKRGEFVSLIGPSGSGKSTLFHIIGGLLKPQRGRIRMHGQDVTGERGHISYMPQQPALFPWRTTLDNVLLGQENAPRNHTAAHSQYASERERREEALQWLEQVGLGPFAKAYPHTLSGGMQQRVAFLRALLSPQELMLLDEPFSALDALTRADMQQWLLRMWEKNRRSVLFITHSIEEALLLSDRIYVLSARPATVMHVVDVPFPRPRREEITLDSRFSEWKRTMTDWMRQEKYKLDGGMEEHAESVRKNPTDNGADQYE; via the coding sequence ATGAGTCTGCATCCGCCTGACTTATCACCACAAAACATGGCTGATGGACAACGAGCCAGAGAGGAGCAGGAGCTTTCGATGGCTCCTCCAGCGTTGGAAGTGGATGGCATCAGCCTCGCCTTCCGTGAAAGACGAAGCTCCCTGCCCGTATTGCAGGATGTGGCCCTGACCGTTAAGCGGGGAGAATTCGTCTCCCTCATCGGCCCGTCCGGCAGTGGCAAAAGCACGCTGTTTCACATCATCGGCGGGCTGCTCAAACCCCAGCGGGGTCGCATCCGCATGCACGGACAGGATGTGACGGGTGAACGCGGGCATATTAGCTATATGCCGCAGCAGCCTGCCCTTTTCCCGTGGCGTACCACGCTGGATAACGTACTGCTCGGGCAGGAAAATGCGCCGCGCAATCATACAGCGGCACACTCCCAGTACGCCAGCGAACGTGAACGCCGCGAAGAAGCTCTGCAATGGCTGGAGCAGGTCGGGCTGGGTCCCTTCGCCAAAGCGTATCCGCATACACTCTCTGGGGGTATGCAGCAACGCGTGGCCTTCCTGCGCGCACTGCTCAGTCCGCAGGAGCTGATGCTGCTGGATGAGCCGTTCAGCGCCCTGGATGCGCTGACACGTGCGGACATGCAGCAATGGTTATTGCGGATGTGGGAGAAAAACCGCCGCTCTGTGCTGTTTATCACCCACAGCATTGAGGAAGCGCTGCTGCTCTCCGACCGGATTTACGTGCTGTCGGCACGACCTGCTACAGTGATGCATGTCGTAGATGTTCCCTTCCCACGCCCTCGCCGGGAGGAAATCACTCTTGATTCGCGTTTTAGCGAATGGAAGCGGACCATGACGGACTGGATGCGTCAGGAAAAATACAAGCTGGACGGCGGCATGGAGGAGCATGCAGAGAGTGTCCGCAAAAATCCCACGGATAACGGAGCGGATCAGTATGAGTGA
- a CDS encoding bifunctional diguanylate cyclase/phosphohydrolase, whose protein sequence is MMSILKKLQERVTATGIYVFLICTAGVIVLLYTNHWSFLHYSTTEWVTIYSLLGAVLILEHFTFQLPPASNKQSMDSSVYLASIFVHGIEIAILVLLFNAVIAAFRHKELSWWKHTVNFSIYALSIFLSSIVFDLSGGTQGTLNAEHFTSYLLALICYFAVNTITLGLFFYIAYKGSFNELKQAFVAESLLVYLCTLILSLVLTTLMYYNGILGLLLVLGLSMLLSHAFKQMFTMYREIEEKANMDRRTGLYNHSYFENILEAELDISRSQNIPLSLALIDIDDFKKYNDHFGHLKGDQLLGFLGDFLKKETSGTRITVSRYGGEEFTLLMPDHTAEQAYEIVNAIRKRLNDSRYEGVEIFPHGCLSFSAGIAQSRIDIYDKSQLVDLADKALYYAKKQGKNIVHTHGSLNEVEREVDLGQDIRDIEQQLNLFLYKDINTFKHSKRVFRYAADMSEMLQLSPEDKRRFALGALIHDIGKLEIPWNILNKKEKLSCEEWQMVKAHVTWGKRIIEANERFIDLVPFVELHHERFDGGGYPFGFKGEQIPRLCRMLTIIDSFDAMTTERPYQPTKTFEEAIEELRACSGSQFDPELTAIFIHYIQHKQPAFMDSMETGH, encoded by the coding sequence ATGATGAGTATATTAAAAAAGCTGCAAGAACGGGTTACCGCGACGGGAATATACGTGTTTCTCATATGTACAGCAGGCGTGATCGTCTTGTTGTATACGAACCACTGGTCCTTTTTGCACTATTCGACAACAGAGTGGGTTACGATCTATTCCCTATTGGGAGCAGTTCTGATTCTGGAGCATTTTACCTTCCAGCTACCACCGGCCAGCAACAAGCAGTCCATGGACTCCTCCGTGTACCTTGCTAGTATTTTTGTGCATGGCATTGAAATTGCCATTCTGGTTTTGCTGTTCAATGCAGTCATTGCCGCGTTCCGGCATAAAGAGCTGTCCTGGTGGAAGCATACCGTCAATTTTTCCATTTATGCACTTTCCATTTTCCTGTCCTCCATCGTATTTGATCTAAGCGGCGGAACGCAGGGGACTTTGAATGCCGAACATTTTACTTCCTATCTGCTTGCGCTAATCTGCTACTTTGCGGTGAATACAATCACACTGGGGCTCTTCTTTTATATCGCATACAAAGGGTCCTTCAATGAGCTGAAACAGGCTTTTGTGGCTGAATCCCTGCTCGTATATTTATGTACGCTTATCCTGTCTCTTGTGTTGACTACGTTGATGTATTACAACGGCATTTTGGGACTTCTGCTGGTCCTTGGACTAAGCATGCTCCTGTCTCACGCCTTCAAGCAGATGTTCACGATGTATCGGGAAATCGAGGAAAAGGCCAACATGGATCGCAGAACAGGACTATACAATCACAGCTACTTTGAAAATATACTTGAAGCCGAACTGGATATATCCAGATCCCAGAACATTCCTCTCAGTTTGGCCCTGATCGATATTGATGATTTCAAAAAATACAATGATCACTTTGGCCACCTCAAAGGCGATCAACTGCTGGGATTTCTAGGTGATTTTCTAAAAAAGGAAACCTCTGGTACCCGCATCACTGTGTCCCGTTATGGCGGAGAAGAGTTCACACTGCTTATGCCTGACCATACCGCTGAACAAGCCTACGAAATCGTTAATGCCATCCGAAAAAGGCTAAATGACTCCCGCTATGAAGGCGTGGAAATTTTCCCGCACGGCTGCTTGTCCTTCTCCGCAGGCATTGCACAAAGCCGCATCGACATTTACGACAAGTCACAGCTGGTCGATCTGGCAGATAAAGCACTGTACTACGCCAAGAAGCAGGGGAAAAATATCGTTCATACCCATGGCAGTTTAAATGAAGTGGAACGTGAAGTCGATCTGGGACAGGATATTCGTGATATCGAACAGCAGCTTAATCTGTTTTTGTACAAGGATATCAATACCTTCAAACATTCCAAACGGGTATTCAGATATGCAGCAGATATGAGCGAAATGCTTCAGCTCAGCCCGGAGGACAAACGACGTTTTGCGCTGGGTGCTCTCATTCATGACATTGGCAAGCTGGAGATCCCATGGAATATCCTGAATAAAAAAGAGAAGTTGTCCTGTGAGGAATGGCAGATGGTGAAAGCGCATGTCACTTGGGGCAAACGAATCATCGAGGCAAACGAGCGATTCATAGATCTGGTTCCTTTTGTGGAATTACATCATGAACGCTTTGACGGGGGAGGCTATCCGTTTGGCTTTAAGGGTGAGCAAATTCCCCGGCTGTGTCGGATGCTGACAATTATCGACTCTTTTGATGCGATGACGACTGAACGCCCTTACCAACCCACCAAAACGTTCGAGGAGGCCATTGAAGAACTGCGCGCCTGCTCGGGCAGCCAATTCGATCCCGAACTAACGGCTATTTTTATCCATTATATTCAGCATAAGCAACCTGCTTTTATGGATTCTATGGAAACTGGCCACTAA
- the nfsA gene encoding oxygen-insensitive NADPH nitroreductase has protein sequence MNDTISLLMNHRSVRKFRSDAVTDEQLAAIVAAGQMASSSSNVQAYTVIAVTEPALKTKLAELAGGQAYVEQCPVFLVWCADLYRLKQVTVHHQPGQPSYEGSVENYTVATIDAALAAQNAAVAAESLGLGIVYIGGIRTKIAEVSELLGLPELVYPVFGMCIGVPDQDTGLRPRLPLSGVLHMNGYDQNQTMKAVELYDHTSAEYLKERTGGQRSTPWSEQMAARLTEPARLQLKPFLEQKGFLKQ, from the coding sequence ATGAATGATACGATTTCCTTGTTGATGAATCATCGGTCTGTACGAAAATTCAGGTCAGACGCCGTTACCGACGAGCAGCTCGCAGCTATTGTGGCGGCTGGCCAAATGGCTTCCTCGTCCAGCAATGTGCAGGCTTATACCGTCATTGCCGTTACAGAGCCTGCTTTGAAAACCAAGCTGGCTGAGCTGGCGGGGGGTCAGGCTTATGTTGAGCAATGCCCGGTGTTTCTGGTATGGTGTGCAGATTTGTATCGCTTGAAGCAGGTCACGGTTCACCATCAGCCAGGTCAGCCTTCCTACGAAGGTTCCGTCGAAAATTATACAGTTGCGACCATTGACGCTGCGCTAGCTGCACAGAATGCAGCAGTAGCCGCTGAATCACTTGGCTTGGGTATCGTCTACATCGGGGGTATCCGTACGAAAATAGCTGAGGTATCCGAGCTGTTAGGGTTGCCTGAACTGGTATATCCGGTGTTCGGTATGTGTATCGGCGTGCCGGATCAGGACACGGGCTTGCGTCCACGTCTTCCGCTGTCCGGTGTTTTGCACATGAACGGCTACGACCAAAATCAGACGATGAAGGCTGTAGAGCTATATGATCACACATCGGCTGAATATTTGAAGGAGCGTACGGGCGGTCAACGCTCTACGCCTTGGTCTGAACAAATGGCGGCAAGACTGACTGAGCCTGCACGGTTGCAGTTGAAGCCATTTTTGGAGCAAAAGGGATTTTTGAAGCAGTAA
- a CDS encoding ABC transporter permease, with protein MNPKGKNASWWKSVWPPLVAVLFFLATWQGAVSYLQIESWLLPAPSLIVQEGMAQSELLGAHTWATIRLTLGGFAIGTATGLLIAVVLHTIPFLKSALYPLLILSQNIPIIALGPLLMVWFGFGVLPKLMVITLVCFFPVAVAAMDGLTRTDRTMMNYMRMSGAGRMAIFMKLELPHSLPQVFSGIKIAATYSVMGAIIAEWIGASEGIGYYMMLQKSAYRTDLIFAAIGIIVALSLLMFVMIVLLEKWLVRWKPDQE; from the coding sequence ATGAACCCAAAAGGCAAGAACGCATCCTGGTGGAAAAGCGTATGGCCGCCCCTTGTGGCGGTCCTCTTCTTTTTGGCAACCTGGCAGGGGGCAGTTTCCTATTTGCAGATTGAGTCCTGGCTACTGCCAGCTCCGTCTCTGATCGTACAGGAGGGCATGGCTCAGTCGGAGCTGCTTGGTGCCCATACGTGGGCTACGATTCGCCTGACGCTTGGGGGATTTGCAATAGGGACAGCAACGGGACTGTTGATCGCCGTCGTTCTTCATACGATTCCTTTTCTCAAGTCCGCCCTGTATCCACTGCTCATCCTTAGTCAAAACATTCCGATCATAGCCCTTGGCCCATTGCTGATGGTGTGGTTTGGTTTTGGCGTGCTGCCCAAGCTGATGGTCATTACGTTAGTGTGCTTCTTCCCCGTGGCTGTAGCGGCCATGGACGGGCTGACACGGACGGACAGAACGATGATGAACTACATGCGCATGTCAGGCGCGGGCAGGATGGCCATTTTTATGAAGCTGGAGCTGCCGCACTCCTTGCCACAAGTATTTTCCGGCATCAAGATTGCTGCCACCTACAGCGTGATGGGCGCAATTATTGCCGAATGGATCGGTGCCAGCGAAGGAATCGGATATTATATGATGCTGCAAAAATCGGCCTATCGCACGGATTTGATTTTTGCCGCCATTGGCATCATTGTTGCACTCAGCTTACTGATGTTTGTCATGATCGTACTGCTGGAAAAATGGCTGGTTCGCTGGAAACCGGATCAGGAATAG